A single region of the Sorghum bicolor cultivar BTx623 chromosome 9, Sorghum_bicolor_NCBIv3, whole genome shotgun sequence genome encodes:
- the LOC8077667 gene encoding serine/threonine-protein kinase PBL27 — MGCLPCFGSAGEGAAKKVGARKDGSSDRRVTRVESDKSKAQGGPDSKKDAVILRDENNQHIAAHTFTFRELAAATKNFRQDCLLGEGGFGRVYKGRLENGQVVAVKQLDRNGLQGNREFLVEVLMLSLLHHDNLVNLIGYCADGDQRLLVYEFMPLGSLEDHLHDIPPEKEPLDWNTRMKIAAGAAKGLEYLHDKASPPVIYRDFKSSNILLGEGFHPKLSDFGLAKLGPVGDKTHVSTRVMGTYGYCAPEYAMTGQLTVKSDVYSFGVVFLELITGRKAIDNTKPHGEQNLVAWARPLFKDRRKFPKMADPLLQGRFPMRGLYQALAVAAMCLQEQAATRPFIGDVVTALSYLASQTYDPNAPVQHNRSNSSTPRVSRGGGSNDQRRLRSPNHHSPDLRREATAASKYEAEVSRTNSGSGSGRRSGLDDVDMSGSQLGSPAHAGRKRGSPRTAESQRAIAETKTCGEKSRGRK, encoded by the exons ATAAATCAAAAGCACAGGGTGGACCAGACTCTAAGAAGGATGCAGTCATCCTGAGGGATGAGAACAATCAACATATTGCAGCACACACTTTCACTTTTCGTGAACTTGCGGCTGCCACTAAGAACTTCAGACAAGATTGCTTATTGGGTGAGGGAGGTTTTGGTCGTGTTTATAAAGGACGTTTGGAGAATGGGCAG GTTGTTGCAGTGAAGCAACTTGATCGCAATGGTCTTCAAGGAAACAGGGAGTTTCTGGTTGAGGTTCTAATGCTTAGTCTGTTGCACCATGACAACCTAGTCAACCTAATTGGATACTGTGCTGATGGGGACCAACGTCTTCTTGTATACGAGTTTATGCCATTGGGATCACTTGAGGATCATTTGCATG ATATTCCACCTGAAAAGGAACCTCTGGACTGGAATACACGTATGAAGATTGCTGCTGGTGCCGCCAAGGGCTTAGAGTACTTGCATGATAAGGCAAGTCCTCCTGTTATTTACAGGGATTTCAAGTCCTCAAACATTCTACTTGGTGAAGGGTTTCATCCGAAGCTATCAGACTTTGGACTTGCCAAACTTGGTCCTGTTGGTGACAAGACTCACGTTTCAACACGTGTTATGGGAACTTATGGCTACTGTGCTCCAGAGTATGCAATGACAGGGCAGCTTACAGTTAAATCTGATGTATATAGTTTTGGTGTTGTGTTCCTTGAACTGATTACTGGCCGCAAAGCAATTGACAACACAAAACCCCACGGAGAGCAAAACCTAGTTGCATGG GCTCGTCCTCTATTCAAGGACCGCAGAAAATTTCCTAAAATGGCTGATCCATTACTTCAGGGTCGCTTCCCCATGAGGGGACTGTATCAAGCTTTAGCTGTTGCTGCAATGTGTTTGCAAGAGCAGGCTGCTACTCGCCCCTTTATAGGTGACGTGGTCACTGCTCTGTCATACCTAGCTTCTCAGACATATGATCCAAATGCGCCTGTTCAACATAATCGGAGTAATTCATCTACTCCGAGGGTTAGCCGAGGTGGCGGGAGCAATGACCAACGCCGTCTCCGCTCACCGAATCACCATTCTCCAGATTTGAGAAGGGAAGCCACCGCAGCATCAAAATACGAAGCTGAGGTTAGCAGGACAAACTCTGGTAGTGGTTCTGGTCGCCGGTCTGGCTTGGATGATGTGGATATGTCAGGTTCACAATTGGGTAGTCCTGCTCACGCAGGAAGGAAGAGGGGATCTCCTAGGACTGCTGAAAGCCAGCGTGCTATAGCAGAGACCAAAACTTGTGGGGAAAAATCAAGAGGGAGAAAGTGA